In uncultured Cohaesibacter sp., a genomic segment contains:
- a CDS encoding TDT family transporter, producing MTEHLNRLFTLPTPTAGLALGIASLGLCWENSGLFAGQAQMAGALVGAMLLLLLLTGFILRPGQLLNDVKHPVVGSIVPTFSMATMLVASAVGGSLGLILWLMAVAMHVLLLLLFCIYRLRGFHLHQMVPSWYIPPVGIIVANITLPDSAFSGLASILFWFGLVCYAVMQPVMIYRFLFEREVPDAAKPTFAIMAAPASLSLAGYLAIAPAPSMLLVMILLGVALLMTAVIYLALFRLMRLPFTPGYSAFTFPLVISATALFKGAAFLAQWQETASAAAQLLWLARLELAVATVVVVYVAIRYALWFATVPATPAPSKE from the coding sequence ATGACCGAACACCTCAACCGCCTTTTCACCCTCCCCACCCCGACGGCCGGGCTTGCCCTCGGCATTGCCTCGCTGGGGCTGTGCTGGGAGAATAGCGGGCTGTTCGCCGGTCAGGCCCAAATGGCAGGCGCGCTTGTCGGGGCCATGCTGCTGCTACTGCTGCTGACCGGGTTTATTCTGCGCCCGGGCCAATTGCTCAATGACGTGAAGCACCCGGTGGTGGGCAGCATCGTGCCGACCTTCTCCATGGCCACCATGCTCGTCGCGAGCGCTGTGGGTGGCAGCCTCGGCCTCATCCTGTGGCTCATGGCAGTGGCGATGCATGTCCTGTTGCTGCTGCTCTTCTGCATTTATCGGCTGAGAGGCTTTCACCTCCATCAGATGGTCCCGAGCTGGTATATTCCGCCGGTCGGAATCATCGTGGCCAATATCACCCTGCCCGACAGTGCCTTCTCCGGGCTGGCAAGTATCCTGTTCTGGTTCGGCCTTGTCTGCTACGCGGTGATGCAGCCGGTGATGATCTACCGCTTCCTGTTCGAGCGGGAAGTGCCCGATGCGGCCAAGCCGACTTTCGCGATCATGGCAGCGCCCGCCAGCCTGTCGCTCGCCGGATATCTGGCCATTGCTCCTGCCCCGTCGATGCTCCTTGTCATGATATTGCTCGGGGTGGCGCTGCTGATGACAGCCGTCATCTATCTGGCGTTGTTCCGGCTGATGCGGTTGCCTTTCACGCCCGGCTATTCGGCCTTCACCTTCCCCCTGGTGATCAGCGCGACGGCATTGTTCAAGGGCGCAGCCTTTCTGGCGCAATGGCAGGAAACTGCCTCAGCGGCGGCGCAGCTCCTTTGGTTGGCACGGCTGGAACTGGCCGTGGCGACTGTGGTGGTGGTCTATGTGGCGATTCGCTATGCCCTCTGGTTTGCCACCGTCCCGGCCACTCCGGCCCCTAGCAAGGAGTAA
- a CDS encoding cytochrome b/b6 domain-containing protein: MTSSAPEKYSSAIIVLHWLGALLIIGLLIVGSLLEDMTGATKMQLLAFHYYAGLATGALFLVRLVFFFFHARPAADPSWPKWQATASTAVEGLLYLLPLIMVASGMIAMLAFGLGDYVQAGDYEGYQAAHRVWPMLVHSLTANLLIAAVGLHVVTALYHHFVQKDQVFNRITFRKS, from the coding sequence ATGACCAGTTCTGCTCCAGAGAAATATTCCAGTGCAATCATTGTACTTCATTGGCTTGGCGCACTCTTGATTATCGGCTTGCTCATTGTCGGGTCGCTTCTCGAAGACATGACGGGCGCAACCAAAATGCAGCTTCTTGCCTTTCACTATTATGCTGGCCTTGCAACCGGCGCACTCTTTCTGGTGCGGCTGGTGTTTTTCTTCTTCCACGCCCGCCCCGCTGCTGACCCGTCCTGGCCCAAGTGGCAGGCAACCGCATCGACAGCCGTTGAAGGGCTGCTCTATCTACTGCCGCTCATCATGGTTGCAAGCGGCATGATCGCGATGCTGGCCTTTGGCCTTGGCGACTATGTGCAGGCAGGCGACTATGAGGGCTATCAGGCCGCGCATCGCGTCTGGCCGATGCTGGTGCACAGCCTCACCGCCAACCTGCTGATCGCCGCTGTGGGACTGCATGTGGTGACCGCGCTCTATCACCATTTCGTGCAGAAGGATCAGGTCTTCAACCGCATCACCTTCCGCAAGTCGTAA
- a CDS encoding pyruvate carboxylase, whose translation MAEFKKILIANRGEIAIRVMRAANELGKRTVAIYAEEDKLSLHRFKADEAYRVGAGMGPVAAYLSISEIIRVAKECGADAIHPGYGLLSENPDFVDACTKAGIVFIGPKAETMRKLGDKASARKVAMEAGVPVIPATEVLGDDMAEIAVEAEKIGYPLMLKASWGGGGRGMRPIYGPSELEDKIREGRREAENAFGNGEGYLEKMITSARHVEVQILGDSHGGMYHLFERDCSVQRRNQKVVERAPAPYLSEEQRKEICELGYKICKHVKYECAGTVEFLMDMESGHFYFIEVNPRVQVEHTVTEEVTGIDIVQAQIKIAEGKTIAEATGVACQEEVQLHGHALQCRVTTEDPQNNFIPDYGRLNAYRSATGMGIRLDGGTAYTGGVITRYYDSLLTKVTAWAPTPEQAIARMDRALREFRVRGVSTNIRFVENLLKHPTFLNNTYTTKFIDTTPELFNFKKRRDRGTKVLTYIADITVNGHPEVKDRPRPVEGLRAPVLPAPRAEKPAAGTRDLLDAKGPQAVADWLADQKQLLLTDTTMRDGHQSLLATRMRSIDMIKVAPSYALNLPQLFSIEAWGGATFDVAYRFLQECPWQRLRDIRTAMPNIMIQMLLRGSNGVGYTNYPDNVVQSFVKQAAISGVDLFRVFDSLNWVENMRVAMDAVLDNNKLCEGTICYTGDIFDPDRAKYDLKYYVKMGKALRDAGAHILGLKDMAGLLKPAQARVLVKALKEEVGLPIHLHTHDTSGISAATILAASEAGVDVVDAAMDAFSGSTSQPCLGSIVEALRNTERDSGLDVEAIRDISEYWEAVRGQYAAFESGTSSPASEVYLHEMPGGQYTNLKAQARSLGLEERWHEVAQTYADVNLMFGDIPKVTPSSKVVGDMALMMVSQGLTRKQVEDPTVDLSFPDSVIDMMRGNLGQPEGGFPKSIIDKVLKGEQPNTERPGKHLAPVDLEEVRAKLTEELEGYEVDDEDLNGYLMYPKVFLDYMGRHRLYGPVRTLPTKTFFYGMEQGEEISAEISPGKTLEIRMQAVSETNDEGDVKVYFELNGQPRSVTVPNRMVKSTTATRPKADTNNPNHIGAPMPGVVATIGVKAGQTVRAGDLLLTIEAMKMETGIHAERDAVIKEVHVTPGGKIDAKDLLIELEE comes from the coding sequence ATGGCTGAATTCAAGAAGATCCTGATTGCAAACCGTGGCGAAATCGCCATTCGTGTCATGCGCGCAGCAAACGAGCTGGGCAAGCGAACAGTTGCCATCTATGCCGAAGAAGACAAGTTAAGCTTGCACCGGTTCAAGGCAGACGAGGCCTATCGTGTTGGAGCCGGCATGGGGCCGGTCGCCGCCTATCTGTCCATCTCCGAAATCATCCGTGTTGCCAAGGAATGTGGCGCTGACGCCATCCATCCGGGCTACGGCCTGCTGTCGGAAAACCCCGACTTCGTCGACGCCTGCACCAAGGCAGGCATCGTCTTCATCGGCCCGAAGGCCGAGACCATGCGCAAACTGGGCGACAAGGCTTCGGCGCGCAAGGTGGCCATGGAAGCCGGTGTTCCGGTCATTCCGGCAACCGAAGTGTTGGGTGACGACATGGCCGAGATCGCCGTCGAAGCCGAAAAGATCGGCTATCCGCTGATGTTGAAGGCCAGCTGGGGCGGCGGCGGTCGCGGCATGCGCCCGATCTACGGCCCGTCCGAACTGGAGGACAAGATCCGCGAAGGGCGCCGCGAGGCAGAGAATGCCTTTGGCAATGGTGAGGGCTATCTGGAAAAGATGATCACCAGCGCCCGCCACGTCGAGGTGCAGATTCTGGGTGACAGCCATGGTGGCATGTATCACCTGTTCGAGCGCGACTGCTCCGTGCAGCGCCGGAACCAGAAGGTGGTCGAGCGCGCGCCTGCGCCTTATCTTAGCGAAGAACAGCGCAAGGAAATCTGCGAGCTTGGCTACAAGATCTGCAAGCACGTGAAGTATGAATGTGCCGGTACCGTCGAATTCCTGATGGATATGGAAAGCGGCCACTTCTACTTCATTGAGGTGAACCCGCGCGTGCAGGTGGAACACACCGTCACCGAGGAAGTCACCGGCATCGACATCGTGCAGGCCCAGATCAAGATTGCCGAAGGCAAGACCATTGCCGAGGCCACCGGCGTGGCCTGTCAGGAAGAAGTCCAATTGCACGGCCATGCCCTGCAGTGTCGTGTGACGACGGAAGACCCGCAGAACAACTTCATTCCGGATTATGGTCGCCTCAACGCCTATCGCTCGGCCACCGGCATGGGCATTCGTCTTGATGGCGGCACCGCCTACACCGGCGGCGTCATCACCCGTTATTACGACAGTCTGCTGACCAAGGTCACCGCTTGGGCTCCGACGCCCGAGCAGGCCATTGCCCGCATGGATCGTGCTTTGCGTGAGTTCCGCGTGCGCGGTGTTTCGACCAATATCCGGTTCGTCGAAAACCTGCTCAAGCATCCGACCTTCCTCAACAACACCTATACCACCAAGTTCATCGACACGACGCCGGAGCTGTTCAACTTCAAGAAGCGTCGTGACCGTGGCACCAAGGTGCTGACTTACATCGCCGACATCACAGTGAACGGCCATCCGGAGGTCAAGGACCGTCCGCGCCCGGTCGAAGGGCTGCGGGCACCTGTCCTGCCAGCACCTCGGGCCGAAAAGCCTGCCGCGGGCACCCGCGACCTGCTGGACGCCAAGGGGCCGCAGGCGGTTGCCGACTGGCTGGCCGATCAGAAGCAACTGCTCCTGACCGACACCACCATGCGCGACGGTCACCAGTCCCTGCTGGCAACGCGCATGCGGTCCATCGACATGATCAAGGTGGCTCCGAGCTACGCGCTCAATCTGCCGCAGCTGTTCTCCATCGAAGCATGGGGCGGCGCGACCTTCGACGTCGCCTATCGTTTCCTGCAGGAATGCCCGTGGCAGCGTCTGCGCGACATCCGCACCGCCATGCCCAACATCATGATCCAGATGCTGCTGCGCGGCTCCAACGGCGTGGGCTACACCAACTATCCCGATAATGTGGTTCAAAGCTTCGTCAAACAGGCCGCGATCAGCGGTGTTGACCTGTTCCGCGTCTTCGACTCCCTCAACTGGGTTGAAAACATGCGCGTCGCCATGGATGCGGTTCTGGACAACAACAAGCTCTGCGAAGGCACGATCTGCTACACCGGTGACATCTTCGATCCGGACCGGGCCAAATACGACCTCAAATACTATGTCAAGATGGGCAAGGCGCTGCGTGACGCCGGGGCCCATATCCTCGGCCTCAAGGACATGGCCGGGCTGTTGAAGCCTGCTCAGGCGCGGGTGCTCGTCAAGGCCCTCAAGGAAGAAGTCGGCCTGCCGATCCATCTGCACACCCACGATACGTCGGGCATTTCCGCCGCCACCATTCTGGCGGCCAGCGAAGCCGGGGTCGATGTGGTGGACGCTGCGATGGATGCCTTCTCCGGTTCGACCTCGCAGCCATGCCTTGGCTCGATCGTCGAAGCCCTGCGCAACACCGAGCGGGATTCCGGCCTCGATGTGGAAGCAATCCGCGATATCTCTGAATATTGGGAAGCGGTCCGTGGCCAGTACGCGGCCTTTGAAAGCGGCACCAGCTCTCCGGCGTCCGAGGTCTATCTGCATGAAATGCCCGGTGGCCAGTATACCAACCTCAAGGCACAGGCCCGCAGCCTTGGCCTCGAGGAACGCTGGCACGAGGTCGCCCAGACCTATGCCGACGTGAACCTGATGTTCGGCGACATTCCGAAGGTAACGCCATCGTCCAAGGTGGTTGGCGACATGGCGCTGATGATGGTGTCCCAGGGCCTGACGCGCAAGCAGGTGGAAGACCCGACTGTGGATCTTTCCTTCCCGGATTCCGTCATCGACATGATGCGCGGCAATCTCGGCCAGCCTGAAGGCGGGTTCCCGAAGAGTATCATCGACAAGGTGCTCAAGGGCGAACAGCCCAACACCGAGCGCCCCGGCAAGCATCTGGCCCCGGTTGATCTGGAAGAGGTTCGCGCCAAGCTGACCGAGGAGCTGGAAGGCTATGAAGTGGATGACGAGGATCTCAACGGCTACCTGATGTATCCGAAGGTGTTCCTCGACTATATGGGTCGTCATCGCCTCTATGGTCCAGTGCGGACCCTGCCGACGAAGACCTTCTTCTATGGCATGGAGCAGGGCGAGGAAATCTCTGCTGAAATCTCGCCAGGCAAGACGCTGGAAATCCGTATGCAGGCCGTCAGCGAGACCAATGACGAAGGCGACGTGAAGGTCTATTTCGAACTCAACGGTCAGCCGCGTTCGGTCACCGTGCCGAACCGTATGGTCAAGTCGACGACTGCAACGCGCCCGAAAGCCGATACCAACAACCCCAACCATATCGGTGCTCCGATGCCGGGTGTGGTGGCAACGATTGGTGTCAAGGCTGGCCAGACCGTCCGTGCCGGAGATCTGCTGCTGACTATCGAGGCCATGAAGATGGAAACCGGCATTCACGCCGAGCGCGACGCCGTGATCAAGGAAGTCCATGTGACCCCGGGCGGCAAGATCGACGCCAAGGACCTGCTCATCGAGCTGGAAGAATAG
- a CDS encoding acyl-CoA thioesterase has translation MRLAPENRSDYKVFHVVPTRWNDNDSYGHLNNAVHYSLFDSAIANWLMQNAALNAANEGQICVVVENGCTYFEELSFPDVITVGLRITSIGTSSVRYEIGLFRNEQQTASARGYFVHVYVNAATRTPEPFGDTLRDLFTSISADA, from the coding sequence ATGCGCTTGGCACCCGAAAACCGATCTGACTACAAGGTCTTCCATGTGGTTCCCACCCGCTGGAACGACAATGACAGCTATGGTCACCTGAACAACGCCGTCCATTATTCGCTGTTTGATTCTGCGATTGCCAACTGGCTGATGCAGAATGCTGCGCTCAATGCGGCCAACGAAGGTCAGATCTGCGTTGTTGTGGAAAATGGCTGCACCTATTTCGAGGAGCTTTCCTTCCCCGATGTCATCACCGTGGGCTTACGCATCACCAGCATTGGCACCAGCTCGGTCCGTTACGAGATTGGTCTGTTCCGCAACGAGCAGCAGACAGCCTCGGCGCGCGGCTATTTTGTGCATGTCTATGTGAATGCCGCAACCCGGACGCCAGAGCCGTTCGGCGACACCTTGCGCGACCTTTTCACGAGCATCTCGGCAGACGCCTGA